In the genome of Parus major isolate Abel chromosome 2, Parus_major1.1, whole genome shotgun sequence, one region contains:
- the LOC107214541 gene encoding epidermal retinol dehydrogenase 2-like, protein MFSFRCIRKLLQYVKFYFFLLMENMFSIFSLRKKCFAGEIVLITGSANGIGKQVALKLAPLGVTLVLWDINDEGNKETSRLAQQNGANRVFTYHCDCSSREDIYKQADKVRKEVGDVTILINNVGIMIGKKFCELTDEEFEKTLRINFFSQVWTCKAFLPAMVACNRGHLVSTSSAAGLMGFYRLSDYCASKSAVIGMMEAINSELYHGGKCGIKTTIICPYFISTKLSKGFKSAKPCLLPVYDPEYAASRIVDAIKKEKFYLIMPPAVYLLGLRIFIPRKIVLFLESYIKFPESMEEAFGQKKKD, encoded by the exons ATGTTCAGCTTCAGATGCATCCGGAAGTTACTACAGtatgtgaaattttatttttttttacttatggAGAACATGTTCTCTATATTTTCTCTAcgcaaaaaatgttttgctggtGAAATAGTACTTATTACTGGCTCTGCAAATGGAATTGGAAAGCAGGTTGCCTTAAAATTGGCTCCCTTGGGAGTAACCTTGGTTCTTTGGGACATCAATGATGAAGGcaacaaagaaacaagcagATTAGCCCAACAAAATGGAGCCAACAGGGTGTTCACCTACCACTGTGACTGCAGCAGTAGGGAAGATATCTATAAACAAGCAGACAAG GTTAGAAAAGAAGTTGGGGATGTTACTATTCTAATCAACAATGTTGGCATAATGATCGGGAAAAAGTTCTGTGAGCTTACAGATGAAGAATTTGAAAAGACACTCAGAATCAACTTCTTTTCTCAAGTCTGG acTTGCAAGGCCTTTCTTCCAGCCATGGTGGCCTGTAACCGTGGACACCTGGTTAGCACATCCAGTGCAGCTGGATTAATGGGATTCTACAGGTTGTCAG ATTATTGTGCAAGTAAAAGTGCAGTCATTGGAATGATGGAAGCCATAAATTCAGAACTGTATCATGGAGGAAAATGTGGCATTAAAACCACAATCATTTGTCCTTATTTTATTAGTACTAAGTTAAGCAAAGGCTTCAAAAGCGC aAAACCCTGTTTGCTTCCTGTTTATGATCCAGAGTATGCAGCCAGCAGGATTGTGGATgcaattaaaaaggaaaaattttatcTGATCATGCCTCCAGCTGTATACTTACTTGGTCTCAGAAT TTTCATTCCTAGAAAAATAGTGTTATTCCTCGAGTCTTACATTAAGTTCCCTGAGAGCATGGAAGAAGCCTTcggtcagaaaaaaaaagattga